The genomic stretch AGAGAAACATCTATCCCTACTTTCagttttaaaacatatttatatgaCTAACATTGAACTTAATtctcttattataataataatagtatatttaatcatataataatatgatattcaataaaatattaaaaatacaagCATGCATACAAGGACAAAAACCCTCTTTATTTATCACCAAACACATCTAACTAGTAATAACTACACAATTTCACACGAGTGATTggtatttatgatttttaaataatACTATGAGGTATTTGTGGTGTTCAACATCACACTAATtcaataatttaatattataagGCCTCTATACATTAATGAGTAAATAATGTTGATGCTTAGCATCACACTAATACAAGTGAAAGTCTTATTATCTTTTCTTCTTTgcaattttttctttctttcacgtGGGAGTAGGAAACCAATGAGTAACCCATAATTGTGATTTTCAATGCTGAATTGGACCATAAAAAACTAGTGAGTGACCACCCCAATACACTTGGTTGCTTAAATGAGGCTAGAAAAGCTCTTAAGAGGTATGATTTGCATAGCTTTTTAATAGCATTTTTATGTGTATTAAGCTTTAAAAGCTATTTTGAGAACGTGATTGGATGTTTTAGTCATATGTGTTTTTAGCTTTAATAAGTTATTCATAAGGAAACTATAAAATGCGTtttcttataaaaattattttttaataagtcACAGTTAAAAGCATAAGTTTTGTTCGCCAAGCCCTTAATAACTATTTCCAATGATTTTGGTTCCTAAAATAAAGTTATAACACTCATTTGTACcggttataattatttaatttttttttcttgatgacCAAATAATAACCTCACAATACTAGTAAATTTAATCATTTGTTTTTAAAAGATAATTTATTTATTACATTCTTTTATTCCAAACAAACTTTTATTACAGTGATGTCAAGTGGTAATACCGATACTAAGATTTAAAAAATATCAGTCTTAAACTAACAAAGGTCTTACATAATTTGTAGGTTGTATTTTTCATCTGCATCATTAGAAGATAGTAATACAGTAAAAAGCAAATTTACATCTTGAGTTCgcatggtatatatatatttattgaaaaaataaatacatttttttttcaaaacaaataactcattattttttaattttcggTACTGGCAAGCCCCAATTGCTGGCCTATGAATTTGGGCCGTATATATATCTCCAGGCCATATAAGTCCAATAATCTTCAGGCCCAATATGTCCAATAAGTTTGTGGAAATTAAATATTGTACCCATTTTAAATTATCcactttaatttaatttttacccactatttttaactcttattttagTACCCAAATTTTCAATTGATGTACCCATTATACCCtttcaattacatgtttttttcttcttcttaaacacactacaattagaatgtatttccaatttaactataatatgacacatataatacacattacaacaacacttagaatcATGTGCTCAAATAAGAGTAATTTGGGAATCTCATGATAATAATAggtaaagttcaactaaatatatttagtgtctaattttagttaacaaCTCCTAAAAATTGGTAGTTTTCAACTTTCCCCATAAGTTTgtcaattatttttttatatttttatacaaaataCTTAATTTagctaaaaattatatattttaaaggttaattttttttttaatttgactgttttaagaaatttttatatttttacagTTTTgtcttttatatgtatatatatatttttgttttcaaGTTTTTTTAGAATAGTGTATAGTTGTTCtcatatatattgtttttattttaattttttaaaagtttattttaGGTTAATATACTGAGttgttttcaatttattttttagttgtttttcctaaaattatatttttataattataaaattttaaaaattgtatttttgaaaatttaagtacgaatttttgaaaaacaaaattaagagccgtaaaaaagtaaaaaaaatctaaaataaatcCCTTATTTTTATTTGAGAACTTTTAAATAATATAGTTTTTTAATgaccaattttaataaatatgactTTTTCATATTAATAACTTTTTAAACataagtttttaaaatttatacTTAACTTTTTTTACTAGTTAATTTTCACATTTTCACGTAATCCAGTTTTAAACTATGACTTATTTTCAGatacaaatataaaaataaaaattccatattttgTAAAAGATAGCAAAAATAAAATCTAGGATGTAACTAAATTCCACTTTTTATTTGTTTTCATGTGCTAGACTAGACCCTAAGCTtcctaactttatttttatttttaaattaaacttaatattatcttttgatgattataaattaattgagTGGAGTTAatgattttatattaatacatgttgatttttttttattattaatcacATTGGTACTGTTAGTGATAAGTGTTTATTATCATAATCAAAACTCACATCAATCCATATAATGGTTTAaatgaattttgtttttattAGTACTGATGGTAAACACCttaagggggtgtttggtatggtgGTTAAGTTTGGTGGGAATGAGAATGTTAAATCTAATTTAtgtttataaaatttatttttagtaatttgagaatttgtgTTTCTAAGTGAGTCCTAATTTTTAGCTTAATCAAATGATACCTCCTTTAATTTTATTTCAATCAAACTCAAATCCCACACCAAACACCTTTAATAGCTTCTTATCTTAGCAATATTAgctatactttatttattttttaaaaaaattatctataatatagtttatttttcttttatataaataaGATAACATTTTTTTAACTAATAATATTACTGATTATTTATGTTTTGAGtgaattattaaaataaataaaaggattGGTGAATTTCCATACTAGTCCCTAAATTTAGACAATAAGTCGGATAGTATCATTGTAAATAATGCATTTTTCTCACATAAATATTGAGTCATGAAGTAAAtataatgtttattatttttacaaAGACAAAATACTATATTATTTTAggttatataattaaaattaattacacATGAACCTTGCTGATTTTGTAATTTAAGTGTCTataacattatttatatataaactatGAAATACACTAAAATTTTAGAAATTAATTTATTCTTCTTTTATACATGTTCTATATACTCATAAGGAAAGATTGCAGCAGGTTCCTTTAAAATGACATATCAGTAGATCATTTGTAATTTCAAATTTTTTCTATACAACTTCATACATTGTAATTATAGGGAATTTCccacaaattttttaaaaattataaattttttaaaatgacGAAATCAGAATTCAAACAGTCTATTACATGCGTATCTACTACCATTTGCATACACATAAATCTTAATTTCGATAAcctaaattattaataattttattaatatttgtgAAAGATCttctataactataatatacatgttatatataaaagaaatcaGCTAGAGTAATAACTTATCTATAtgtcaaaaacaaaaaacaaaaaatacctAAGGCAAAAATTCCCAACATTTATATATGTAAAGATAATATTGTTCCAGCTAGATTGTGGGATACCAAACAAAGGCATATCAATAGTTTTCTTaagaaaccaaaaaaaaaaaaaacttgagaaATTTACTCAAATATCCCAAAGTTTATTAATAGttttagattgaaaaaaaagAACAGTTAAAGTATTATAGACATGAACATGATGATAGCCGCCAATGTTGGATTGGAAGTATATGATATGCCTTTTTGCATTGGTATCCAACCATCCTCACCTAAATGTTGATAACATTTTTATATTGGACCACTTGCTCAAAAGTTCATTCATTCATACTTAATCCTCACTCTAATCAATTCAAATCCACTCCTCTTCAAACCCCATTAATTTTTATAACTATTTTATACCAATAATACAAATAGAAAATTGACCCAAGCTCCCACACTAAAATCTTTTTTGGATTGTGGATAGTTATTTTAAAGTATTTGTTACTATAATGCATGCCTTTATATTGAATTTTACCAAGCTAAAAAGGTTCTTTCACATTGACCTAACTCTAGGTATTAGGGTTTGTAATGTAATTAGATTATTGTTAAGACGTGTTATAGGTAAATATGTGTGCACGATACCACTTAATGTGTATTCTGTGATCGATTAAATTTAATACTAGGCTCATGTATTATAATTTCAAATATTAAAACCATTAAATTTAGCCACTTCTCCTAAATAAAAATGAATCATGTCGCCGGCACGGGCTACGAATAATATAATACCACatcatttattatattattttttacttttaactttTGTAAATTAGTTATTAATACAAATAATGTGATGTGAGATATGTTGGAGACAAAGTTTTTTAAGACGAGATTAATGTTATGTTTGATACGAAAGAGGAGAGTAGAATGGATAGAGAGTTTAAAAATGATAAAGATTATGATGGATGAAGATGATAGTAATTCTCCTTTATTTTGTTTGGCAAGAGAGATGAAGTTGGAAGAATGAAAATGAGATTAATTATTCGAATTACCACATTATCTTTTGTAGTATAATTATTTGttactttttttaaaaatataataatgatAGTTTATATATTTTGATTATCTTTTTTTGAATACTTCAAAAAATGGAAGGATTAAATTTTAATAGTTTGGAGAGAGATCCTCTCCCTTCATCTCTCTTTCTTACCAAACAAGGGATTCTCTATCTCTCTCGCCCCACCCCTCTCTCCTCTCTACAAAACACAATGCAAGTGATATTGGAGATTATATAATATCTCATAACAATACTCTTGTTACAAATTTATAATTGTCATtttttgagatatttatttttaaagtttaaataaaataatgaatactTTATTTAGTACCTTTTATTATTCACTCAATTATTACAAATGGGATGATTATAAATCATTTTGCTACAATGACATGCTACTTATACAATCATACTAATATGGACTATTAATGAATAActtattgtgtatatatatatataaatttactaTTTTGTGGACCTAATTCATAGGATGTAATTGGTTAGATGTTACTTCTATATCAGCTAGCAATagaatcaaatatttaattagtTGCTTAACAATTAGCATAGACAAATAGTCTAAAAAAGTTTGGCAATCTATTTATTTGGTAGAGAATTAGTGTGAATATTAGTTCATAtggtagaaaataaaaaataaaagtgaaacCATTCAAGTGATAATGGATTTAGCTTTAAAACTTTTATGGTCAATTGTCAATAAAGACATAATGATTGTAATTGATTTTGTATAATATTTATGTCTATGATTCAATATATTTATAGCCTTACTtctatatatttttcatttttcattttaaacatgaaataaatagaaaaaataatataaaatgttttttttaacaattttaagATAAAGATAAATCCATTAGCGATTTCAATTAAAAAATTGACAATGAGACATTTAATGTAATGTCGGATTATGAGACTTTTTAGCATAATCTTTACTGTTATCTTTCTATGTGAAAGCTTACTTTTGTATAAAAAGTCTACTTTAAAAGCGTCTTTTCGCATTAACATATGAATGCATTGAATTTGTTTCtttgattataagaaatataAATTAGTTCAAATaagaaatataaaaatataaatcaaaatcaaaacaattatttatttttcaaaaaatcttgttggatatttattttatctcaatttttataaaatatcCATGCATAACTTTTaagataatatttaaatataaataattattagtaATAACTCCATTATTATTAGTAAGGTACTTACTGTTCAGTCTCAATGATAATTTGCCTATTTTTCAGTTGTTATATAAGTAAAGCATATATTTTCAAATATTGAATCTCATTTgtgaaaaataattaattagaatgGAGAGTAAAAATAGCAATAAAATCACCAAAGCTTTATGCATAAAAGCTCCCACCTTCTTTATAATTACAATCATAAATTTCCCattttcttataagaaaaaaaagagaatatcaaaaaaattattttaatataatttcgaaacaTGAGTCCTTAAGTTATATACAATGTCTTCCTATTGTTGACCTAATGATTTTGACTATTATTTCATTTATTTAAGTATGGTTCTTGTATTAATTTCAAATTCTTATTGCTTGTTTAGTTGgatgatttttcatttatttttaattataagaggAATAAAACAAAATGATCCAAACAAAAATCTTCACGGGTGACATTACATTACTtataaaaatagaataaaaattaatatatagtaCATAAATACAAGAGCTTTATGATATAAAGTTTTGAATATTATTAGTAGAAAAAGGTAAAGTACAAGGAAGTTATTACACGCTTGCTATTTTTTCTACTAAAGTTTCTTTCATAtttaaacttctttttttttaatttccctGGGAATTATCTAGCTGAGGTACTGTTCATTATAAATTCACaccattaaataaataaataaataaaaatgaaacatttattaatttGATTGTACAACTTTAATGCATTTGAGGCCACTTGTTCTTATATTTGACCAAAAACAGCCAAAATTTCCACACGTAATAGTTATgacaattaatttatttaaagaaaatacaaacaaaaataaTTGCTATATATTTATTGTATGAGATATATATTCCTTATACATTATTATTGCTCCTCTTAAgcacataattattaaaaaaaaacatatattcaTAGATTaaggtttttatttattattttttttggtgTGCAAGtttactattttattattatttttttaagacaAGACTAATCGAAAAACACAAACACCATGACAAACGGTCATAAACATATAGTAACTATTAGACACAAAATATCATGATTGTTATGATTAGTCttagatatatattaaaaagTAATCATAAATTATTACTTTTATTCAAAAAATTGCTCTAATCAAAGTTCATTCATTTATCCATTTGAAAATTAAAATcattaactaaattaaaaataaaaaaacataattgaGTTTGTAAGCTCActaaaaaaatgtaaaatataaatggcatataatatatttttgttgcagatcttttttttttcaccactattttttgattattttgcaaattaattaaatttgttaatataataattaattagtatatattttttttacacatTGATATAGAAACATGTCACATCAAAGATATTGTATGTTGTTAAAGTTGCCAAGATGGTGAAGGTGTATAGTCTCATTAATGATTTTCTCaactttaaattatataaatttagtatatctataaatatatatatactaaatatcaCTTATGATATGACTTGAATTAGTATTAGATAAAGTGTCACTTTATCCATTAATTGTAAATGTCTATGTTATTATTGCTTaagtattttattatattattttttattttattataaaaaaaatcatatttagaAATTTGAGGTAGTAACTTTCCAATGCTGAATAGTGAATACTTTaccaattataaaaataaattttcaacAAATAAAAACTTCAAAATTAGGAGAACATTTTGAATAACAtgataattagtatttttttttatattattttgttaaatatagtTAATATGTCCTTTGTGTTATATAGTACAAATTACATTATAACCAATTTCCATCAACAAATCATTTTAGAATATAAATTATTATCTTAAATTAAAAACTATTATAATTTTACCAATTAAAAATGAATCACGTATTAATCAAACTTAACAAAAATTTATTAGTTAAAGACTAAAATAAGACTCCGGTCAATatctaaaaatattaatataatttatctaattatttaaaaatatatatcatccAATTAAAAAAAGAGATTTagacatttatatatttattattattacattTATAAGTATTTTTGTCCTTTGTAAGGGCAAATAGATTATTCCATTATTGAATATCGATGGCTTAGGTGTGAATATTGAGAAAATAAAAATTTGGTTCATGTCGGTGGaaataggaaaaaaaaattaaattacttTAAAGCCCCactatatattaatatttaaaaataataatattaataataaaaaatacaaaattgaatattattttaattatcattGCAATTCTCATCCAAAtctcaaagagagagagagagagagagagctgttACAAAAATTTCAGTCgcagagagagaaaaaaaaaaaaagcaaaccacCATTGAGACAGGAAGACGAAGTTGAAGACGGAGAAGAAGGCTAAGATCTCTGATTCAAAGTTTCTCACTTTTCTGGAACATGTTTgtttatatatacatgtataaatatatgttgGAAATTCGATAACGGCAATtaagttattttaataaatatataaccaggagaaccaaaaaaaaaaaagttttggcTTTTGACTCAATCGAGGAAGACGATTCATTTGACTCATTCACTCAGGTTAAGAAAGTGTGAGTGTGTGTGGTGTGTTTTTTTACTCTATTTTGTTTTGGGAATATTATTTGTATATATTAAAGTGATTTGGGCACTGTGCTTGCTTGTTGTGATCTTTGATCTGAGCTAAGGGGGCTTTGTTTTTCGTAGTTTTGATTAGTGGGTTGGTGTGTTTTTGCTGGAAATAAGGAAGTTTTTGGAGTTTTCAGAGTACTGGGGTTTGGTTTGGCCGAGTTGGTAGTTTGTGGACTCAATTTAACTAGCTTGGTGGCATACTGAGTTGACCCAGAATTGGAATCGATGCAAAGATGTGATTTCTTCTACTGAAATGCTGAATATTCACTCTTGTGATGCTGTATAGTTTACTGACTTGGTTTTGGGAATTGATTTCTTGATGCTTGTACTTTATACTACACCCATGTTTAGTGGTAGCTTTTAGAGTATTAGTCAGCCTATTTTGTAATATTTGGGAATTTCTAAAAGTTCAATTTTTTACTAAGAACTGCATCTTGGTCCTGTTGAAAGGAGCATTTGAAAGCACGTTGTTTTTGTTTAGCTTAGGGAGAGAGGGAGGGTTTTGTTTTTCTCTTAGAAGCAAAGTTTTTGAATCTAATGGAATTGTTGCAAAAATGGATTGGATTTGTACATGTGCATTTTAAGATTTTGTCACTTGATTGATTGTTGTTTGTGAGATTTAGTAATCTATTGATTGTTTGTTCAATGAAATGAGAAAATTTGGTTTTACAGTGAATGTGAATGGAGTCTGTGAAGTTCAAAATTTGAAGCTTAGAACTAGCCAGTGTCTGATATAGAATTCTGGGATTGGGATGGGCTGCGAGTGTTCCAAACTCACAACTTGTTGTTGGGATTCCGAGCAAAATGGTCAAGCTTCTGAGGCCCAAAATGCTGGTAAGTAAACTAGTGTTTCTTTTTATTGCTTTACAGAGAGTAGTTGAAATGTCTGAAGTTTCTATACGCTTGTAGAACCTGAAGAGAAGAATGATCTTGATTTGCCTGCATTTCACGAATACACGGTCGAGCAACTTAGGATGGCTACATCAGGATTTGCTGCGGAAAATATAGTTTCTGAACATGGTGAAAAAGCCCCAAATGTGGTTTATAAAGGGAAGCTTGAAAATCAGAGACGAATTGCTGTCAAAAGATTCAATAGATCAGCTTGGCCTGATGCTCGACAATTCTTGGTGAGTACTAGCCAagatttattatcattatatgtACTTTAGAACTATCTTTTAATGTGTTATTTTCATCTTCATGGAGTTTGAAGTAGTTCAAGTTCCTTGACCTTTCTATTTTGTAATTTCAGGATGAAGCAAGGGCCGTTGGCCAGCTCCGGAACCAACGATTGGCTAATTTACTTGGGTGTTGCTATGAAGGTGATGAAAGGTTACTTGTTGCTGAATATTTGCCCAATGATACATTAGCAAAGCATTTATTCCATTGTAAGTGTGTTAATCTGGTACTTTCCCTTGTGTATCCCTCAATTGATGCCTGCTGTTTATTTCTTCTTGTTTATGACTTTATAATTCATTCTGCTGGAAATTGTTTAATTGTTTGTAACGGTAAGGTTTTAGTACTAAtctattctctctctctttctctctagcaATTTTGTAGATTATCCAATACACAGATTTTACTATGAATGCTTAATCACTTTTCTATGCAGGGGAAACACACCCTATGAAGTGGGCAATGCGATTACGTGTAGCTTTACATCTTGCGCAAGCTCTTGAATATTGTACCAATAAAGGGCGTGCCCTTTATCACGATCTAAATGCTTATAGAGTTATCTTTGATGatgtaagtatttttttttttcatcttgtAACATGcaatggattttttttttctttcttccccATTTTGGATAGTTAGGGTCTAATTTTGCTCTCAATAAATCTCAGGATGGCAACCCAAGGCTTTCATGCTTTGGTCTGATGAAAAATAGTAGAGATGGGAAAAGCTACAGTACAAATCTGGCATTTACTCCTCCTGAGTATTTAAGGACAGGTACGTTTCTGTAAAAAATATTTATCTAGCTTCTGAGTAGACATGCTGGTATTTATTGGTAAATAGCCATAAGAATAATAATGTGATGTATTTGACTGCATTAATATATGTGGCAGTTGACCTTAAGTTTCTGACAAGTCTTTATGAAGTGTTTATCAAGTGATGATTTCTTGTGATTATATTATGTTGGTATAATCATTTTGCTTGTTTTCTTTATATGGGTATATGATGTTACATTATTGCTGCATTATTTTGATTGAATTACCAGATATTGATCATTATTGGGTCCACTTTTTGATATGTGCTGTAGCTGGTTGGTCATAGGATTTCTTTACTTCCTAGTCActggtctctctctctctctccaaagAGTGGTTTGTGTTTTTCTCTCATTAAGCTGAAGCATAATTCAAAATAATGCGAACCACATATGTTATTGATGTgatcttttcctttctttccaatGATTATTCTTCATTTGTTAGTATAATACAACATTATTCTTTACTCTCCATGAATATTTTCTGTGCAGTATTGAATTAATTTTATCTTGTGTTTTTGTGCATGATGATTATTCGTTCATTCTTTATGTCTAAATAAATACTATTTATATGACTCCCTGCAGGAAGAGTTACTCCAGAAAGTGTAATTTATAGTTTTGGTACCCTTTTGCTTGACCTTCTCAGTGGAAAACATATTCCTCCAAGCCATGTAAGTCTCATTAACAATAAAAGTATTCCTGGTGCAAATAAATGGTTGTATGCCTTTTATACCTGCTCAATTTCTTTAAGCTCTTTTAACTACAGTGCTCAATTTCTGGTTTAGTTTTTCTGGGACATTCAATTCTAAGTTCCATGTAAATCTCCCTaataatgtatattttttaatttaaaaaatttcaggCCCTAGACCTAATTCGCGACAGGAATCTTCAGATGCTAACAGATTCTTGTTTAGAAGGCCAGTTTTCAAATGATGAGGGAACGGAGTTAGTACGTTTAGCTTCACGCTGCCTAGAATATGAGCCCAGAGAACGCCCTAATCCGAAATTATTGGTTACTGCTTTAGTTCCTCTTCAGAAGGACACTGAGGTTAGTTTGCTTTTTCATGTGATCAGAGTCATCAGACTATTTTTTCAATTTCCCTATTTTCTTAACCTATAGagtttatattattttgttaaTATAGTTAACTGTAAGTACCAAGATGTTATATAAAAGTCTCCGGTACACTTCAGTTTCCAACTTCAGAAAATAAATGATTCAGTTTTATCATTTCTATTCATGTTCCTCTCTGTCATCATTGTTGACAGTAGTTAGCCATTATTACTTTGGTTTGTATCCAAGTTAAATACTACTTTTATATCTGGAATGAGCTGTGGTATAATTTTATGCAGGTTCCTTCCCATGAATTAATGGGAATTCCTCAGAGCGGTGCTGCCTTACCTCTATCACCACTTGGTGAAGCATGTGTTAGAATGGATTTGACAGCTATACATGAGATCCTTGAAAAGCTTGGATACAAGGATGATGAAGGTGCAGCAACTGAGGTATGTTTTCGATATATCAGAATTGAATCAACGACTGAGTGATTTTATCACTTCACGTAGGATATTTAGAGCATGTTTGAAAAATGTTGAAAGTTTGATTTCATGATAAATTTCGTAATGATGTTCGATTTGTTGTATCACTACCCTAGGATCACACCCTAATATCACAATACATGTGCCATTCTGGTAGTTTAACCTACAACTATGATCCTTGACTTGTGATTTTTATTCAGCAAAAATTATAGTCATTGGGGGATGGTAAATTAGGTGACCTTGGGTTAACATATGTACTTCTTTAGAGGGGCTTAAATCAACCAGCGAGCAACGTAGTTAGCCCTCTTTGCTTTTGCTTTGTTCTCTCTGTCTCTTCGATTAATGCATATTAGGCTATTGCTTATATATGATTTGCAGAAACTAATTGCTTTTTTGGTTTTTTTACCTGTAGCTTTCCTTCCAGATGTGGACCAACCAGATGCAGGAGACATTAAACTCA from Humulus lupulus chromosome 5, drHumLupu1.1, whole genome shotgun sequence encodes the following:
- the LOC133778409 gene encoding serine/threonine-protein kinase BSK7, producing the protein MGCECSKLTTCCWDSEQNGQASEAQNAEPEEKNDLDLPAFHEYTVEQLRMATSGFAAENIVSEHGEKAPNVVYKGKLENQRRIAVKRFNRSAWPDARQFLDEARAVGQLRNQRLANLLGCCYEGDERLLVAEYLPNDTLAKHLFHWETHPMKWAMRLRVALHLAQALEYCTNKGRALYHDLNAYRVIFDDDGNPRLSCFGLMKNSRDGKSYSTNLAFTPPEYLRTGRVTPESVIYSFGTLLLDLLSGKHIPPSHALDLIRDRNLQMLTDSCLEGQFSNDEGTELVRLASRCLEYEPRERPNPKLLVTALVPLQKDTEVPSHELMGIPQSGAALPLSPLGEACVRMDLTAIHEILEKLGYKDDEGAATELSFQMWTNQMQETLNSKKKGDVAFRHKDFKAAIECYTVFIDGGTMVSPTVYARRSLSYLISEMPQEAFNDAIQAQVISPIWHIASYLQAASLLAQGKENEAQVALKEGSVLESKKNSTA